The Primulina eburnea isolate SZY01 chromosome 13, ASM2296580v1, whole genome shotgun sequence genome includes a region encoding these proteins:
- the LOC140808804 gene encoding LOW QUALITY PROTEIN: acyl-coenzyme A thioesterase 2, chloroplastic-like (The sequence of the model RefSeq protein was modified relative to this genomic sequence to represent the inferred CDS: deleted 1 base in 1 codon), whose product MESNPTSPNSIPIYSNFISPFEDSPEKIESKSSTRKPLSLWPGMYHSPVTSTLWETRSKIFERLLDPPLDAPPQSELLTKKPSQSRMTILYNFSSDYTLREQYRDPWNEVRIGKLLEDLDALAGTISVKHCSDDDSTTRPLYLVTASVDKMVLKKPIFVDVDLNLSGAVIWVGRSSIEIQLDVTQPGAAEDTDSVALTANFIFVARDYKTGKAAPVNRLAPETEQEKLLYEAAEIRSELRKNKLNGDKKVSENGEVNRFKALLAEGRIFCDMPALADRNCILLRDTRLENSLICQPQQRNIHGRIFGGFLMLRAFELAFSTCYVFAGVMPSFMEVDHVDFLKPVDVGDFLRFKSCVLYTEFQDSDRPLIHVEVVAHVTRPEFRSSEVSNRFYFTFTVRPEAKAMMNNGHRIRKVVPATEEEAHRIAERVDADLL is encoded by the exons ATGGAGTCCAATCCCACTTCCCCAAATTCAATTCCAATTTATTCCAATTTTATTTCGCCATTTGAGGACTCTCCCGAGAAGATTGAATCCAAATCTTCAACAAGGAAGCCCCTTAGTTTGTGGCCCGGAATGTACCACTCACCTGTCACAAGTACCCTTTGGGAAACAAGGTCTAAGATATTTGAAAGGCTTCTCGATCCTCCGCTTGATGCTCCCCCGCAGAGTGAATTGCTCACAAAAAAACCATCACAGAGCAGAATGACTATTCTGTACAATTTCTCTAGTGATTATACGCTGAGAGAGCAATATAGGGATCCTTGGAATGAGGTCAGAATTGGGAAGTTGCTTGAAGATCTTGATGCTCTTGCAGGAACCATATCTGTCAAG CACTGTTCAGATGATGATAGCACTACTAGACCGCTCTATCTGGTGACTGCTTCTGTTGACAAAATGGTGCTAAAGAAGCCAATTTTTGTTGACGTTGATCTGAATTTATCTGGTGCTGTAATTTGGGTTGGCCGGTCTTCAATTGAGATTCAGCTCGATGTGACTCAGCCCGGCGCTG CTGAAGACACCGATTCAGTTGCCTTGACCgcaaactttatttttgtgGCTCGTGATTACAAGACGGGTAAAGCTGCTCCTGTGAATCGACTAGCACCAGAAACAGAACAAGAGAAGTTGCTCTATGAGGCTGCGGAAATAAGAAGCGAACTGAGAAAAAATAAGTTAAATGGTGATAAAAAAGTTAGTGAAAACGGAGAGGTGAACAGATTCAAAGCATTACTAGCTGAGGGACGCATCTTCTGTGACATG CCAGCCTTGGCAGACAGAAACTGCATTCTTCTTAGAGATACTCGCCTCGAGAACTCTTTAATTTGTCAGCCACAGCAAAGAAACATTCATGGTAGGATCTTTGGAGGGTTTCTGATGCTCCGAGCATTCGAATTAGCTTTTTCAACATGCTATGTGTTTGCTGGAGTGATGCCATCCTTTATGGAAGTTGATCATGTTGATTTTTTGAAACCG GTGGATGTCGGAGACTTCTTACGTTTCAAATCATGTGTATTGTACACAGAATTCCAGGATTCGGATCGGCCCCTAATCCACGTAGAAGTTGTCGCTCATGTTACGAGGCCTGAATTCAGGTCTAGTGAG GTGTCTAACAGGTTTTACTTCACATTCACCGTTCGTCCAGAGGCGAAGGCAATGATGAATAATGGTCATAGGATTCGAAAGGTGGTTCCGGCGACAGAGGAGGAGGCACACAGAATCGCCGAGCGAGTTGACGCTGATTTATTGTAG
- the LOC140808805 gene encoding uncharacterized protein — protein sequence MRVLGDSWCFCSGGGKSERMKAAIFSGKAMAMARIHGGGTGFLIHRNLLLTTHANLPSVAAAETADISFQNGFAASLFPHRFFITSSVLDLAIVGLDALDGESNAQAQPHYLKTCSKSNLELGSMVYLLGYTEKQELAVGEGKVVIATDNLIKLSTDGVTWSAGSAGFDIHGNLAFMVCDPMKLATSPNTKSSSTSTSSTSSWKKDVPMQFGIPIPIICDWLNQHWEGNFDELNKPKLPLIRLMSTGQKSEHSCPSFTMRRVFKAAEGENMGTPTSSTLTGDPQVATHIQGIPTPAIYESPVLTSFPVKQKDVTQIQLLDINFPPRTVKASLSPQPSRKVLANCDQNYAKNLTQLPPEGQRLHDVGPSSPMVDAESTGSVNGVAHSDIQSSSSPIEIPEALHEYSSEGETTMYSAETAESRNYTSPREGMFYQVGRSQSCVNYNRWGPMPKNLVACGAMLEKHRSFMQGRHVYSQVTTSQRSNDYFSPTVSSIMKKRNNLEQQNRPRQSAVHSSPRWLF from the exons ATGAGGGTTTTGGGGGATTCCTGGTGTTTCTGCAGCGGAGGTGGCAAGTCGGAGAGAATGAAGGCTGCTATTTTCTCCGGTAAGGCGATGGCAATGGCAAGAATCCACGGAGGAGGCACCGGATTCTTGATCCACCGGAATCTGCTTCTCACCACCCACGCTAATCTCCCCTCCGTCGCCGCTGCGGAGACCGCCGACATTAGTTTCCAGAATGGATTTGCCGCTAGCCTTTTTCCTCATAG aTTCTTTATTACGAGCTCTGTTCTTGATCTGGCAATTGTAGGGCTTGATGCCCTAGATGGAGAGTCGAATGCACAAGCACAGCCTCACTACTTGAAAACTTGTTCAAAGTCAAATTTGGAACTGGGAAGCATGGTTTATCTTTTAGGATATACGGAGAAACAGGAGTTGGCTGTGGGTGAAGGCAAGGTGGTTATAGCTACAGACAATCTGATAAAGCTGTCAACCGATGGAGTGACTTGGAGTGCGGGCTCTGCTGGTTTTGATATTCATGGAAATCTCGCTTTCATGGTTTGTGATCCTATGAAGCTTGCAACATCACCAAACACTAAATCCTCTTCtacttcaacttcttcaacttcATCATGGAAGAAAGATGTGCCCATGCAATTTGGTATCCCTATCCCGATCATCTGTGATTGGTTAAACCAGCACTGGGAAGGTAACTTTGATGAACTGAACAAACCTAAGTTACCTTTGATACGGTTGATGTCTACTGGTCAGAAAAGTGAGCATTCTTGTCCATCATTCACAATGCGACGAGTTTTTAAGGCAGCTGAAGGTGAAAACATGGGGACACCAACATCCTCGACTTTAACTGGTGACCCACAAGTTGCAACTCATATCCAGGGGATTCCAACTCCGGCTATTTACGAGTCCCCAGTGCTAACTTCGTTCCCAGTGAAGCAAAAGGATGTCACTCAGATTCAGCTTTTGGACATCAATTTTCCACCTAGAACTGTTAAAGCTTCACTCTCAcctcaaccatcaagaaaaGTGCTGGCCAACTGTGATCAAAATTATGCCAAAAACTTAACTCAGCTACCACCCGAAGGACAACGGCTTCATGATGTAGGACCATCCAGCCCCATGGTAGACGCTGAATCAACTGGGTCAGTCAACGGGGTTGCCCATAGTGATATCCAATCAAGTTCTTCGCCCATTGAGATACCAGAAGCACTGCATGAATACAGCAGCGAAGGAGAAACGACCATGTACTCTGCCGAAACGGCTGAAAGCCGTAACTATACCAGTCCTAGAGAAGGAATGTTTTATCAAGTAGGGAGGAGCCAAAGTTGTGTCAACTACAACCGATGGGGGCCAATGCCGAAAAATTTAGTTGCCTGTGGGGCAATGCTGGAAAAGCACAGAAGCTTTATGCAAGGAAGGCATGTTTATTCTCAAGTGACAACTTCTCAGAGAAGCAACGACTACTTTAGCCCAACGGTTTCTTCAATAATGAAGAAGCGGAACAATTTGGAGCAACAAAACAGACCAAGGCAAAGTGCAGTCCATTCATCTCCACGGTGGCTGTTCTAA
- the LOC140808858 gene encoding large ribosomal subunit protein uL18-like, with amino-acid sequence MVFVKAQKSRAYFKRFQVKFKRRRQGKTDYRARIRLINQDKNKYNTPKYRFVVRFTNKDIIAQVVSASIAGDHILAAAYSHELPIYGLEVGLTNYAAAYCTGLLLARRVLKKLEMDEDYEGNVEATGEDYSVEPSESRRPFRALLDVGLLRTTTGNRVFGALKGALDGGLDIPHSDKRFAGFDKSSKQLDPEVHRKYIYGGHVASYMNILMEDEPEKYQSIFSRFIKKGIESENMEEMYKKVHAAIREDPTKKKSEKQPPKTHKRFNLKKLTYEERREKLIQRLNALNAAKNNDEDEDDDE; translated from the exons ATG GTCTTTGTCAAGGCGCAAAAGTCGAGAGCCTACTTCAAACGGTTCCAAGTTAAATTCAAGAGAAGGAGGC agGGAAAGACTGACTACCGGGCAAGGATTCGACTGATCAACCAGGACAAGAATAAGTACAACACTCCGAAATATCGCTTTGTTGTGCGATTT ACCAATAAAGATATAATTGCCCAAGTTGTCTCTGCAAGCATTGCTGGTGACCACATCCTTGCTGCTGCTTATTCCCATGAGTTGCCTATCTATGGCCTTGAAGTCGGCCTCACCAATTATGCTGCTG CTTACTGTACTGGACTTCTGCTGGCTCGTAGAGTTCTGAAAAAACTCGAAATGGATGAGGATTATGAAGGGAACGTTGAG GCCACTGGAGAGGATTATTCCGTTGAACCATCCGAAAGCAGAAGGCCTTTCCGTGCACTCCTTGATGTTGGACTTTTAAGAACTACCACTGGAAATCGTGTTTTTGGTGCCCTCAAG GGAGCTCTGGATGGTGGACTTGACAtccctcacagtgataaaaggTTTGCTGGATTTGACAAGAGCAGCAAGCAGCTTGACCCTGAAGTGCATAGGAAATACATCTATGGTGGTCATGTTGCTTCCTATATGAAT ATTTTGATGGAAGATGAGCCCGAGAAGTACCAATCTATCTTTAGCAGGTTTATCAAAAAGGGTATTGAGTCAGAGAACATGGAGGAGATGTACAAGAAGGTTCATGCTGCCATTCGTGAAGATCCCACAAAAAAGAAATCTGAAAAACAACCCCCAAAGACGCACAAGAG ATTCAACCTTAAGAAGCTAACTTACGAGGAGAGGAGGGAGAAGCTGATCCAGAGGTTGAATGCTCTTAATGCTGCAAAAAACAATGACGAAGACGAGGATGATGACGAGTGA
- the LOC140809551 gene encoding F-box/LRR-repeat protein 12, translating to MTNDPIILSTSVLQLPDDCLYFIFQNLDCCSDRESFGLTCRRWLHIQNSSRRSLQFHCSLTCLRTVSHILPSTKILPFHLHQLLRRFQQLQSLSLSGCTELPDLGLSALLHYGSKLQSLHLDCCFDITDHGLSIIAHGCPSLTTISLYRCDITDIGLEVLSKSCVALKDVNISYSVLVSDHGIRALTQNCRHIRAINISHCRNISGVGFQGCSNTLVYLEADSCKLEPEGIQGMVSGGGLEYLNISNLIWSIHGHGLASMDSGYLSQLRVLNLRLCRTIGNEAIVAISVGCPLLQEWNLALCHEVRLAGWASIGSNCGKLERLHVNRCQNLCDQGLQSLREGCKRMQHLYLSRCRKLSLTAIEMFKCLRSDVKIVDDEVMCIAPASAFRS from the coding sequence ATGACCAATGATCCAATCATTCTGTCAACATCCGTCCTCCAACTCCCTGACGATtgcttatattttatttttcaaaatcttgaCTGTTGTTCTGATCGTGAATCATTTGGACTAACTTGTCGTCGGTGGCTTCACATTCAAAATTCCTCTCGTCGATCTTTGCAATTCCATTGTTCGCTCACTTGTCTAAGGACCGTCTCACACATCCTTCCTTCAACCAAGATCCTTCCCTTCCATCTGCACCAGTTACTCCGTCGTTTTCAGCAGCTACAGTCGCTATCACTATCTGGGTGTACCGAGCTCCCTGATTTAGGTTTATCTGCATTGCTTCACTATGGCTCAAAGTTGCAGAGCTTGCATCTAGATTGTTGTTTTGACATAACAGATCACGGGCTTTCCATCATTGCACATGGCTGCCCTTCTTTGACAACCATTAGCCTTTACCGGTGTGACATTACTGATATTGGATTGGAAGTACTCTCTAAATCTTGTGTCGCACTAAAAGATGTCAATATCTCGTACTCTGTACTTGTTTCTGATCATGGGATTCGTGCTCTCACCCAAAATTGCCGCCATATTCGAGCTATCAACATATCTCACTGCAGAAATATAAGTGGTGTTGGCTTTCAAGGATGTTCAAATACACTAGTTTACTTAGAAGCCGATTCGTGTAAGCTTGAGCCGGAAGGAATACAGGGCATGGTTAGTGGTGGTGGCTTAGAGTACTTAAACATTTCCAACTTAATCTGGAGCATACACGGTCACGGATTGGCATCGATGGATTCTGGATATCTTTCCCAACTCAGAGTGCTGAATCTTCGGTTGTGCAGAACCATTGGGAACGAAGCTATAGTGGCAATTTCAGTGGGGTGTCCACTGCTTCAAGAGTGGAACTTGGCTCTGTGCCATGAAGTTAGATTGGCAGGATGGGCATCAATCGGGTCGAACTGTGGTAAATTGGAGCGTCTTCATGTGAACCGGTGCCAGAACCTCTGTGATCAGGGCTTGCAATCTCTGAGAGAGGGCTGCAAAAGGATGCAGCATTTGTACTTGAGTCGATGCAGAAAGTTGAGCTTGACGGCTATTGAGATGTTCAAGTGTTTGAGAAGTGACGTGAAGATTGtggatgatgaagttatgtGCATTGCGCCTGCTTCGGCCTTCAGGTCATAG
- the LOC140810867 gene encoding auxilin-related protein 1-like produces the protein MDDLDMLARDFGFGPRGKSNPMRSDSADRSRPAAQSSFTDPLFNDVFGGPSKYSPSLKSNANSNKQSAMSDFDYDSIFKSSEQKSNNSNSKKSSLPVYDKPVYDDDIFDGLPGLKSKPASTTTNFDTDSLGINKSKNDHTDFDDLLGNLRRNEKVGQSNKSSSAKKTSASQSFDDLLDGFGSSSSATGDRPIPESTWGSVPASGSKQRPDVADDPFVILESTSAKGSSSSRLFTDPPEETSKSENSRSTSAEVTSGSSKAFDDLDPLNNFGSSLHTYSTEREIGGKDVSPPRSTKSQTGTTREQKGNTSFGYSEIDMEKKVPLDHFQEPPLFDVPNASADFQKSFGQAASSPVYYETGAEFDMSYSSSGQGQQSDEIWLTVSEIPLFTQPTDAPPPSRPPPPIPQQATRSETSYLSSSSNKKNGDFFSSPSYPQYSQSPKLAAQGKTVSKFDELDDFAKGFPRYGVDESTNLRSNEEANTFSAAAASAAAMKDAMDKAEAKFRYAKEVREREYAKGAKSQESVQMEKEEQDWQDGELRETQERVDHERKQKEDEEREKRRLEREREIEREKARQAVERATREARERAAAEARVRAASEARLKTERAAVQRVQAEARERAAAEAKERAEKAAAEARERATAVEAKERAERAAAEARERAAAAEARERAATAEVREKEIANKAAAAKAEAEAKRRTERAAFERAAAEARERAAVDARERAAAAAKANQRKNDNDLDSFFGMGRASSAPRVRENSTDSMFDQQFPYEGASEATKKTSSGVSSNIKRASSTTNIIDDLSSIFGAAPSSGEFQEIKGETDERRRARWEREQRTQERATQALAEKNKRDIQAQRDQEERHRIAETLDIEIKRWAAGKEGNLRALLSTLQYVLWPECGWQPVSLTDLIMGASVKKVYRKATLCIHPDKVQQKGATLQQKYIAEKVFDLLKESWNKFNSEELF, from the exons ATGGATGACCTGGATATGCTTGCTCGAGATTTCGGGTTTGGGCCTCGAGGAAAATCAAACCCTATGAGGTCTGATTCGGCCGATCGTTCCCGTCCTGCCGCTCAATCATCCTTTACCGATCCATTGTTCAACGACGTATTTGGGGGCCCCTCCAAGTACTCTCCCAGCTTAAAGTCAAATGCTAATAGCAACAAGCAATCGGCTATGAGTGATTTCGATTATGATTCAATTTTCAAATCTTCGGAGCAAAAGAGCAACAATAGCAATAGTAAGAAATCGTCGTTGCCTGTGTACGATAAGCCTGTATACGATGATGACATATTTGATGGGTTGCCAGGGTTGAAGAGCAAACCTGCATCTACCACGACGAATTTTGATACTGACTCTTTGGGTATAAATAAGAGCAAAAATGATCATACTGATTTTGATGATCTATTGGGGAACTTGAGGAGAAATGAAAAGGTTGGGCAGAGCAACAAAAGCAGTTCTGCCAAGAAAACTTCAGCTTCACAAAGTTTTGACGATTTGTTAGACGGGTTTGGGAGCAGCAGTTCTGCTACTGGCGACAG ACCGATACCAGAGTCTACTTGGGGCTCTGTACCAGCTTCAGGTTCAAAGCAAAGGCCTGATGTAGCGGATGATCCATTTGTCATATTAGAATCAACTTCAGCTAAAGGTTCTTCATCATCCAGGTTATTTACAGATCCGCCGGAGGAAACCAGTAAGTCTGAAAACTCTAGGAGTACAAGCGCTGAAGTGACATCTGGTAGTAGTAAAGCATTTGATGACTTAGATCCCCTCAATAATTTTGGAAGCTCTTTGCACACATATTCCACCGAAAGAGAAATTGGAGGGAAGGATGTCAGTCCTCCGAGATCAACAAAATCACAAACTGGTACAACCAGAGAGCAGAAGGGAAACACTTCTTTTGGGTATTCAGAAATCGATATGGAAAAGAAAGTTCCTCTTGACCACTTCCAGGAACCTCCATTGTTTGATGTGCCAAATGCTTCAGCTGATTTCCAGAAATCTTTTGGTCAAGCTGCTTCATCTCCCGTATATTATGAAACAGGCGCAGAGTTTGATATGTCTTACTCATCATCAGGGCAGGGACAGCAATCCGATGAAATATGGTTAACTGTATCAGAGATCCCCCTTTTCACGCAACCCACAGATGCTCCGCCTCCATCACGACCTCCTCCACCTATACCTCAACAAGCTACAAGATCGGAAACAAGTTACTTGTCTTCAAGTTCAAACAAAAAGAATGGTGATTTCTTTTCATCTCCAAGTTACCCTCAGTATTCTCAAAGTCCTAAGCTTGCTGCCCAGGGTAAAACAGTTTCAAAATTTGATGAACTTGATGATTTTGCGAAGGGTTTCCCCAGATACGGTGTTGATGAAAGCACCAATCTTCGTTCCAATGAAGAAGCAAATACATTCTCTGCAGCTGCTGCATCTGCAGCTGCTATGAAGGATGCTATGGATAAAGCCGAGGCTAAATTTCGTTATGCTAAGGAAGTACGTGAAAGAGAATACGCGAAGGGTGCGAAAAGTCAGGAATCAGTGCAGATGGAAAAAGAGGAACAAGATTGGCAGGATGGAGAACTTAGGGAAACCCAGGAGAGGGTGGACCATGAAAGGAAACAAAAggaagatgaagagagagaaaAGAGGAGACTTGAGAGGGAGAGGGAGATTGAAAGGGAGAAGGCAAGACAAGCCGTGGAAAGGGCTACTAGGGAAGCACGTGAACGAGCAGCAGCTGAGGCACGTGTAAGAGCAGCTTCTGAGGCTCGGCTTAAAACTGAAAGAGCAGCAGTTCAGAGGGTACAAGCTGAGGCCCGGGAAAGAGCTGCTGCCGAAGCTAAAGAGAGAGCAGAAAAGGCCGCTGCAGAAGCCCGGGAAAGGGCAACTGCTGTAGAAGCTAAAGAAAGGGCAGAAAGGGCTGCTGCTGAAGCTAGAGAGAGAGCTGCTGCTGCTGAAGCTCGGGAGAGAGCTGCTACTGCAGAAGTTAGGGAAAAAGAAATAGCAAATAAAGCTGCTGCTGCAAAGGCTGAAGCCGAAGCTAAACGTCGAACTGAAAGGGCTGCTTTTGAAAGGGCTGCAGCTGAGGCTCGGGAGAGAGCTGCTGTGGATGCCCGAGAAAGGGCAGCCGCAGCTGCAAAAGCGAATCAACGGAAGAATGATAATGATCTTGATTCCTTTTTTGGCATGGGTCGAGCAAGCAGTGCACCAAGAGTACGAGAAAATTCAACT GATTCTATGTTCGATCAGCAATTTCCGTACGAGGGAGCATCTGAAGCTACAAAGAAGACATCCAGTGGCGTCTCATCCAATATTAAGAGAGCTTCATCCACTACTAATATCATCGATGATCTATCTTCTATTTTTGGAG CAGCCCCATCATCTGGAGAATTCCAAGAGATCAAAGGTGAAACTGATGAAAGACGAAGAGCTAGATGGGAGCGCGAACAACGCACTCAGGAGCGAGCG ACCCAAGCACTGGCTGAGAAGAATAAGCGGGACATTCAAGCTCAAAGGGATCAGGAAGAAAGACAT AGGATTGCTGAAACACTAGATATTGAAATCAAACGTTGGGCTGCTGGCAAAGAAGGAAATTTACGTGCTCTTCTGTCAACTTTGCAATAT GTGCTCTGGCCTGAATGTGGCTGGCAGCCCGtttcattgacagatttgatcaTGGGTGCCTCTGTCAAAAAAGTATATCGGAAAGCTACTCTTTGCATTCATCCTGACAAGGTGCAGCAAAAGGGCGCTACTCTCCAACAGAAGTATATTGCAGAGAAGGTTTTTGATCTGCTCAAG GAGTCCTGGAATAAGTTCAACTCAGAGGAGCTCTTCTAA